GCCAATTCGGCGAGTATCTTTCTGTTGACAGAAACGCCAGCGAGTTTCAGACCGTGGATGAGTTCGCTGTATTTCAACCCTGCCATTCTTGCTCCTGCGTTGATCCTTGTGATCCACAATTTTCTGAAGTCCCTTTTCTTCTGCTTCCTACCAAAGTAGGCAAATACTCCTGAGCGAATATAGTACTGCTTAGCAAGGCGATACCTCCTACTGAGAGCTCCCCTGTATCCCTTTGCTGCCTTCAAATATTTTCTCTTTTTCTTTCTCGAGTTAATTCCACCTTTGACGCGCATCCTTTATCACCTCTTCATCGATTATAATCCCAGACTCTTTTTTACTTTTTTAGCCATACCTTTGGAAAGTTCTTCCCATTTTCTGGCTTCCCTTCTGTTACTTTCGCTCTTCTTGCCTGTATTATGATTTCTTCCAGAGTGTTGTCTCATTACCTTGCCGCTTCCCGTTATCTTGAAACGTTTTGCGGTGGCTCTGTGTGTTTTCATCTTGAGTTTACCCATCAGCTTTACCTCCCTGAGGTGATTTTGGTTTGAGTATCATCCACATATCCCGACCTTCCATCTTCGGTGCTCTGTCAACTTCTGCTATATCTTCAAGCTCAAGTCTGACCTTTTCCAGAAGTTGGGCTCCCTGCTCACTGAAGGCCATTTCTCTACCCCGGAACATGATCACAACTCTCACTTTACTTCCTTTTGAAAGGAATTCTCTTATCCTGTTGACCTTTGTCATGAAATCATGAGTATCAATACGAAGTCTGAATTTCATCTGTTTAAGCTGAGACTGTTTCGAGCGTTTTTTGGCTTCTCTCTCTCTCTTTTCTTTTTCGTATTTGTACTTTCCGAAATCCATGATCCTCGCAACTGGAGGATTGGCATTAGGTGCTACAAGTACTAAATCCAGACTCTTCTCTTGAGCGATCTTAATGGCTTCATCTGTTGGAAGAATCCCAAGTTGCTCCCCGTCTTCATCTACGACTCGAACTTTTGGCGTTCGAATGTCAGTGTTCTTAATGATTTTCTTTTCATCCCTAGCTATAAAGCATCACCTCACAAAGAAAAAAGGCGGAAATTGCCCGCCTGTCAATACTCCTTATAGTTATTGACCCCTCGGCTTCAGGCGGGGGTGGGAGCCAGGCTCCGCTTACTTTTTTTAAATTAACTGGTGGGCCGTGCAGGAATCGAACCCGCAGCCTACTGATTAAGAATCAGCCGCTCTGCCTGTTGAGCTAACGGCCCACTCGCTACTTATTTTAGCTCAATAAACCCGAGCTGTCAACATATCCAGAAGTTCATTCATATAAATCTTCTCTGAAATTTGCGAAATATCCATGTGAATCACCCTTTTCGGTATATCTATATGTGTCTATTTCAGAGAGGTTAAGTTCCGCCCATATAATGCCTTCAGCGTTTCCTGCATCAGCAAGTAACCTGCCACCAGGTGAAACTATTCGGCTTCTTCCAATGAACTCCATCTCAGAGCTTTTGCCAATCTGGCTTGCCGTCACGAGGAAAGCACCGTTCTCGATTGCTCGAGCTCTTGTCGTGGTTTCGTATATTAACTCTCGTTCCCTCCCGAAGGCAAAAGGAACGAGAAGAATGTGAGCACCTTTCTTGACAAGTGTTCTTGAAACTTCCGGGAAGCCAATCTCATAGCACATGAGAACGCCAAAATTCACTCCGGAATAACTGAAAGTAAACAACGTTTTTCCGGGCTTGAAGACTTCCTTTTCTTTTCTGAACAGGTGCGTCTTATCGTAAAAGAGTGGATCATTATAGGGCAACATGACCACGGTAGAATTGTAAAGATCTTTACCAGCTTTTCTCGCGATTCCACCAACGATCGCTACATCGTTAAAATCTGCTACGGCAGACAGAGTTTCAATAGTTTCATCGTACATTTCTACCGCGTTATTCAATACCTCTTCCGATGTACCGTATCCAGTGTTAAACATTTCTGGAAGCAGGATCAAATCAATGCTTTTCTCAGTTAACAGTTCGATGTATGTTACGGCCTTTTCAAGATTTTCACCGGGGTTTTTCGGATCTGAAAAGAATTGAACAATGCCAACTCTGATTTTGTTTTTAGCCATTTTTAAGCCTCCAGATTACCGATTTTTTTGGATATCTCTATTTGTCTCTGCCACTGCCCTTTTATTATACCTCTGGCAGCGAGACGTCCGATGACCTTCAGATTCTCTGGTGAGATCACTGCTTTTAGATTCTCAAAGGGTGTTCCAGGTAGTGGCATGAACGTGTGACCATGGATTATAGCACCATATTTTTCATGTAACTTCAGTGAAATTTCCAGCGATTTTTGAATGTCCTCCTGAGTTTCAAAAGGAAAACCGAATATCATATCCACATAAGGAGTGAATCCCTTTCGAGCGATTAGCTCAATGGCTTTCACTGCTCCTTCAACGGTGTGACCTCGCCTTAAAAGTTTCAATATTCTTTCACTCCCGCTCTGGAGACCGATAACAATTGTCCGATTGTCACAGTAGTTTTTAACGAGCTCAAGAACGTCTTCTGTAACAGACTCAGGTCTAACATCCGAAGGGAAGGAACCGAAATACACTTCCCTCATTCCGACCTCTCTAACACCCTTCAACAGTTCTTCGATAGTCTTTACGTCCGGAATGACGCCATTTGCTGAGCCGTAACCGAAAGCGTTAGGTGAGATGAAACGTGCAACCTTTCGCCCGAGTTCAACACTTTTTCTTGAGAAAGCGATTATTTGCTCCAAACTCCTGTGCCTGATCCTCCTGCCAAATAGTCTCGGGGTCTGGCAGTAATTACAACTGAAAGGGCAACCGCGCGTAATTTCAATGGGAGAGAAGAGCCCATGCTTCATTGAAAAAGGAGGAAATTTGTTGAGGTCAATTATTTCAGAGGTTTTCCACAATCCAGGCTCTGGTCGTGTGATAAACGTCCGGAAACTCTCTTCAGCTTCACCGATAAATACTGCAAAAAAACCGGCTTTTAACAGTTGTTCGCCACGGGCAGAAGCATGGGGACCTCCTGCAATGACCCTGTATCCTTTATTTATGAGCTCTTTTGCAAGTCTCAAGTGCTCATGCGCTTCCGGGCTCATGAAGGATAGTGCTATATAAGTGTCCCTTGATAGGGACTTGAGTTTTTCCTTATCGTCGACCAAAACAACTGAGAAATCCAAATCCTCGGTTGCTCCCAGGAGAGCAGCTATACTGTATCTATTGCTTTTTGTTCTATAGAAAGCTATTTTCAAACCACTACTCCCCTTTTTCAGAAGGGTGTTGAAGGATTTTCCGAACATCCTGCCAGACCACCATTGTCATCAGGAAGACACTAATCAAGATCCCTGAAAAGCCCATCTTGGCATTGGCGAGGATGGAAATGCCGGCAGCAACAAATCCTCCAAACATGACAGAGGATAAAATCGCTAAGACTTTTGAAAACCTTGAAGGAAAGAGTAAATCGAATGAAAAAGACAAACCTTCGGTGCCAAGGAAGAGATAACCAAAGGCTATCAGTGTAAGAGGTCTCTGTAACAATGCAATATCCTGTCCTTTCATATATCCAAGGGCAGCGATAGCATAAATAAGCAGAAGAGTGAGTGTTTGCAGTTGTGGTATCCATTCCTTGTTACCGCTAATGGTTCCAATTATCAGAACAGAAGCTATTGCAATGGAAAAAATCGTTGAAAAACCCAGCCGTGGTAATAACACGGCTGGGAGTAGAGAGAAAACAAGTCTATACAGCATCAAATCCCTCCGAAATCACAGTGCTCCATTAGCTTTAAGCCAATTTTCAGCCTTTTCTTTAGCTTCTTCACTTACTTTCACATAGTCTTCATAAATCGGCATTTCAAGAACCTTCTTGCAGTACTCTATAGCTCTGTCTTTCTTATCCCATTTGTCGTAAAGCATGGCGAACTCATAGTACGTGTCGAGGTAGGCAGGATTCAAGCTTATGGCCTTAAGGAACAGTTCTTCGGATTTTTTGAAATCTTTGAAAGGCCACGGTGTATCACGATATCTCATTGCCATTGCGAAGAAAGGGAAATGATTGTCAGGAAGCAGTTCCATGGCCTTGCCAATGTATTTGTCGAAGTCACCGAGCATGAACAAGGATTTTACGATTCCTACATACTGTGCAAGTTGTCCTATGGCAGCACCGGCGACATAATAGGCATATCCGTATTCAGGATCCATTTGTATGGCTTTTTCAGCAGTTTCTCGTGCTTTCTGGTAATAAAGTTCTTTGTCGACTTCTGTTGCCCAGTTAGCGTATTCTCTGTAACAATCAGCAAGCAAAGTCAGTAATTCCACATTTTCCCATGTTTCAGGAGCCTTTTCCAGAGTAAACATCACCCTGACAAGATCAGGTTTTTTTTGATATGATCTGGCTTCCGCAAACTGAGGATAAATCGTTTCATAATCGATGGCGAATAGGCTCGTGAGTATTACCGTAAAAAGAACTAATAGAATAATTTTTTTCATTCCAACCCCTCCCTTTAACAAGTTAAAATCACAGTTATTATATCATTGTGTGAGCAAACCGTATGTCTGACATTGTGAAAATGGTTGTGGGTTGTAAATGGTTGTGGGTTGTACGTTGTAGGTTGTACGTGAACATACTTACTCCCTCAAAGGATTGGACAAAAAATGAACAACGGGTAGAATGGAGAGTTGATGCAGGGGTAAAATAAAGGGAGTAGTCAGCTGGTGTGGCGATATTCGAAGACCAGGGCTTGTAGAAATCGAGAACCGAGAGCCAGTGAGCACGCTGGCGCGTGGGTAAGCCCAGCTTCGCTGGGGGTGGACCGACTTTGTCGGTGGTACGTGCCTGCGGCAGATGTAAGAAACCGTTGTAGGTGGTAGGTTGTTGGTTGTACGTGACAATCGAGAATCGAGAAAGACGGTTATAGGTGGTAGGTTGTGGGTTCCAGTCTCCAACATCTAACATCGCTCTTTTGCTCTTGTCGGCCAACGGTAAACAGATAACGGCAAATGGCTTTTCACGAAGTCAGCATATTGCGCACCCTTTGCGTTCTCTCACCCTCTCGGTTCTCGATTCTCGGTTTTTCCATACCCCAGACCCGCTCTTTTCAAGAAGAGGTTCTTATCGGTCAACGGAAAACGGTTCTCACGAAGTCAACAAATCGCACGTTCTCTCGGATCTCGGACTCTCGGTCGTCGAATCTCGGTTTTTTCCATACCCCATACCCTTAACCCGTTCTTCCCAAGAGGGTTCTTATCGGATGACTGAAGACGGATAACGGTATTAGAAGAGGAGGAGTTCTATGAAGCTGGTGATTGTAAGGTATGGTGAAATAGGCCTCAAAGGCAGGAACAAGAAGTATTTTGAGCTCGCTCTGGAGAGGAATATCCGCAATCAATTACCTGGAGTAAAGACGAGGACCACGGGTGGAAGGGTCTATGTCGAAACTGGAGAATATCCTCTGGAGGATGTTAAGAAGACCCTCGAAAGGACTTTCGGGATACAGAACTTCAGCATGGGGACCATGGTGGGCTTTGATGTTGAAGAAATTCTTTCGGCTGCTCTCGAGGTATCGGAAGTTGAAGTTAGCAAAGGAAGAAAAAGCTTCAAAGTTGAAACTAAAAGGGCGAATAAGAAGTTTCCTGTTCGAAGCCTGGAACTCAGTGCTTTCCTTGGAGAGAAAATCCTTGAGAAATTTCCAGAACTCCACGTAGATGTCCACAACCCTGAATTTGTAGTCGGCGTCGAGGTTAGAAACAGGGGAACGCTTCTATTCAGCAGTAAACTGGCAGGACCAGGTGGGATCCCTGTGGGTGTAAGTGGTAAGGGTTTGTTGCTTCTTTCGGGTGGGATAGACAGCCCCGTTGCTGGCTGGTATTCGTTGAAGCGTGGACTCGATGTGCATGGAATTCATTTTGCGAGTCCACCATATACCGGTGAAAAAGCTCTTGAAAAAGTTATTGATCTTGCCAGACTGCTTTCAATGTATAATGGAGGCAGGGAGTTCAAACTTTACAATGTTGGATTTACAAAAGCGCAACTCACAGTGCACAGAAGAGTGCCTGAAAAATTCAGTTTAATCATACAGCGCCGAACTATGATGAGGATCGCAACTGAAATCGCCGATAAATTAGGGTACAAAGTCCTCATTACGGGCGAAAATGTGGGACAGGTTGCGAGCCAGACTATCGAGAACATGTATGCTATTACCGAAGCAACGAACAAATTAGTTCTGAGGCCCCTAACGGGTTTTGACAAGATTGAAACTATAGATGTGGCAAGAAGAATCGGAAGCTTCGAAATCTCCACAAGACCCTATGAAGATTGTTGTACGGTTTTTGTCCCAAAGGAACCGGCAACAAAAGCAAGAATAAAAGATATCTTGAGAACCGAAAGCGGAATTGACTTTGATACACTTGTAAATGAAGCTGTTCAACTCACGAAAGTTTACACGATAAAACATGGGCAGGTGATTGGGGTTGAAGCTTTTAAAGTGGCTGAATGATATTCCTTTTGTTCTTCTAACGCTCTGGGTTTTTATTGCCTTTGTGGGTTACGTGTTGGTTTATGGTTCTGTAGTCCTTTTTATTGGATGGATTATTGAAAAAATCGCTGGCAGGGAGAAAGCAAAGAGATATATTGGCAAAGAAGTGGCCAGATTTGGCAGAAACGCTTTTAGAGCAATAGGTGCAAAAGTCAGAGCCTATGGCAGAGAGAAAGTCCCATCAAAGGGACCAATGGTGATCATCTCGAATCATCAGAGTGCATTTGATATACCTCTAGTTGCTGGCTATGTGCGAGGAGAGATTTCTTTTATTGCCAAAGTGGAAGTCTCAAAAATTCCTGGGCTTGCGCAATTTGTCAAGAGGTTGGATGGGGTCTTCATTGATCGTGGGAACAGGTTGCAGACAGTGGGAGTGATTAGGAATATTATGAAGATCCTCAAAAATGGCGGAACGATAATGTTGTTTCCAGAAGGAACACGCAGTGTTGATGGGGAATTGCAGAGTTTTAGGAAAGGAAGTCTTGCATTGCCTTACAGAATGAAAGTTCCTATTGTTCCCGTCGCACTGGATGGCACAAAGGATATAATGGTAAAGGGGAGACTGCTCGTGAGACCCGCGAAGGTAAGATTGAAAATACTGGATCCAGTCGACCCCAAAGAGTTTGAGAGCGAGGAGGAGCTTGAAAAGCATCTTCAAGCACTCATCGGCAAAGCTCTTAAGGAGCTCAGAAGTATGAGCTGAGAGGTGATATTATGTTGAAAGTCAAGATCCGCGGACTGGCCCTTGATCAAACGAACTCGCCTGTTGTTATACTGGAAGTTGATAACTCTAACAGAGGCTTTGGCATCTGGATAGGTCCCTTTGAAGCAGAATCACTGGCTCTTGCTGTGAGCGGGAAGGAATATCCCAGACCCCTTACATATGACCTATTCATTAACACCATAAAAGCAGCGAATGCAATGTTTGAAAAGGCTATCATTCATTCCGTTAAGGAGAACATCTATTACGCAACGCTCTATCTAATCGATGGCGATGGGGAAGAAAAAGAAATAGACGCGAGGCCGTCAGATTGTCTGGTACTGGCGGTTAAGTATGGATTTCCCGTTTACGTTGCAGAGGAAGTCTTTGAAAGTAGTGCTATCGATCTAAGCAAAATCCCCACCGGTTATACTGAAGACGATGAAGAAGAGTCTGAGCAAAACGAAGATGAATTCAAGAAGTTTCTGAATAACATCGATATAGAAGACATCAAAAAATACCTAGAAAAAAAGAAAGGAAAAGAAGAAGAATAAATGCCAATGCTTTCTTTGAAAGAGTTTATCTCTCTTTTCAATAGTTATCTGAAGCGGAAGATAGAAAAATTGGGCCATTCTCAAGAATTTACCCCCCTTCTGTCTTATACACCTCTAAGTGGAGGAAAAAGACTGCGGCCCTACCTTATTTACCTCTTTTCTGAACCTCTGGGTGTTTCAAAAGAAATTTATCTGGAATTGGGTACAGCTGTTGAATTATTTCACAGTGGTAGTCTTGTTCAGGATGACCTGCCGTCTCTAGATAATGATGATTATAGAAGGGGAAAACCGGCTCTACACAAACTATATGGTGAAGGCCGCGCCTTACTTGCAGCGGATTATCTGATGCTCTATTCAGGGAAGATAATCTCTAGTATATCACTACCCGCCAAGCTAATAGTCGAACTGATGGAGCTTTGGAATGAAACCGCCCTTGAAGTTATTGAAGGAGAGTTTCTGGATATCAGTATCAGCAAAGGCCGGCCGGAAGAAGTCGAAAAAATTCACCGCTTAAAAACGGCTTCATTATTTGGTTTTTGTTTCTCATCTCCATATGTCTGTGCGGGTGAAGTTCGAAAAGCAATTTCTATGAAAAGTGCAGGCATCGATTTTGGCAGGGCTTTTCAGATATTCGATGATATCAAGGATAAGGTCGGCAGCATTGCAACGCTGGGAAAAACACCGGGCAAAGACGAATCTCAAGGGCGCCCCAGCGCATTGAGGTATATGGAAATAGAGGAAGCAAAGGAATACGCAAGAAAACTATATACAGAAGCCATCAAAAAGATAGAATTTATCGAAGCTAGAAAAGCTCTACTCGAGATCCTCTCAATGATAGAGAAATATTAGAAAAAAGATTTGAGTGCTTTCAAAAAGTGGTTCACAGTTGGATAACGCTGGAAAGGTTCTAAAGCCATGGCTTTTTTTATGATTCGTCTTATCTTATAACTCACCGGCGGAATAGGGAGCGCTATTCCCTTTTCTCTTTCAGGAGCGGGTATCGGGTCTTCTCCACTCACGATAAAAAAGAGAATACCACCAAGAGAATAGATGTCCGATTGAAGGGTTATAATGGTTTGATTGTGAAACCTTTCGGGCGAAGAATAGCTCCATGAAATTATCTTCCCATGGGTCATGGTATAGATCGTGTTTGTAAAACTGGCTGCCCCAAAATCCATTATCTTAACACCTTCAGAATTTATCATGATGTTAGAAGGCTTCAAATCGCCGTGCAATATACCCCTATCATGTATCGCTTTTAATCCCAGAGCGATCTCTTTAATCAATTCGATAGCTTCTCTTGTACCAGGCGGGCCGTGTAATTTTATATGTTCTTTTAACGTTTTTCCTTCGACATACTCCATTACGTAATAGGCAGTGTTATTTTCCAGAAAATAGTCAAGAACCTTGACTATCCGCTTGTCTTCGACTGTGGTTATCATCTTTGCCTCTTCAATAAACTCAGCGATACGCTGGAAGGTCTTTTCGGGTTCTTCGGTAAATACAATCTCCTTCCCTTCTCTGGTGCAGTTTTTTGGAAAGAATTCCTTTATTGCTACTTTACGGTCATTCCTGGCAGTATCTAGCGCTAAATAAGTTATTCCAAAACCGCCTGAACCAAGACTCGCAACGACTCTATAACGACCATTCAGAAAAATTCCGCTTTTCAATGGTAATCTTATTGAAATCCCCCCATTAGACGTGGTAATATCCATTAGATTTTACCAGAATAAGGGAGTTTTTTATGCTAGCCGATTTACATATGCATTCTCATCATTCTGATGGAACGAAAAGCGTTGAAGAGCTTGTTGAAATAGTGTTATCTAAAAAGATTAGATTCTTTTCGATAACCGATCATGATAATATGAAAGCGCAACATAAGGCCTCTAAACTGGCGGAGCAACTTGGACTGACTTATGTGTCAGGTATTGAAATAGGTTGCCGATATACCGGTGGAATTATGGACATACTCGGTTACAATGTTGACTATAATGACAGGACATTCCTTCAATTCCTCGAGAAACTGATTGAACACCGTGACAACAGAAATGAGTTGATAGTCAGGAAATTGAATGAATTGGGTTTTGAGATAAGTATGTCAGAAATCTTTCAGGAATCAAATGGTACGATTGTTGGGCGCCCTCACATATCCAGAGTCATGTTGAAGAAAGGATATGTTCAGGATCTGAACGATGCTTTCGAAAAATACATTGGAGAAGGCAGACCAGCTTATGTAGATAAGAACAAGTACAGATCGGATGAAGTCATTTCATACATTAGAAACGCGGGTGGAATTGCAATCCTCGCTCACCCCTTTTCTCTCAATCTCGAACCCAAAGATCTCACTCAAAAAGTGGCAGAACTTGTCTCATTTGGTCTTCAGGGGATTGAGGTGTTTTATAAGGAATACAACGCTGAGGATCAAAATATCTTACTCGAAATAGCAAAAAACTTCCACCTGCTGGTAACAGGTGGAAGTGATTATCATGGAGATAACAAACCTGATATAGAACCGGGAGTGGAAATTCCTGACAAATACCTGTGGGAATTTATCTCTTTTCTTAACCTCCAGAAACCGCTCTAACTATCCTAACTTCCGCATCTTCTGATATCTTTGAGTCGGAGGTTTTGATTGCTCCATTGACTAGAACTATATGCGATTCAGGGTTAAGGTTCAACGTTTCAAGTAGCTTTTTAACGCTGAAAGCCTCGTCAAAATTGTATTCTTTTTCATCTAACATGACTCTCAAGTCAATCACCTCGCAAAGAATATATCAGATCTCCTATCTTTTTTCAACTCAGTTCGATCCAAGCACCGCAAGAGCTATGGAGGCTAACTTTGCCCTTTCGGTGTCTGCCCTCGACACAATCACTATTGGCGCCCTAGCACCGAGTATGAGGCCAGCTATCGTTCCACCGGAAAGGTAGACGGCGGATTTACCAAGGAAATTTCCTGAATGAATATCAGGTACAATCAGAAGGTCCGCTTTGCCAGCGACTTCTCCCGAAACCTTTTTTACACGGGCGGCGTATTCATTGAGAGCGTTATCAATTCCTAATGGGCCATCTATATAACATGGGGGCAATTGCTTTCTTTCTGCCATCTTTGATATTACCGCTGCGTCCATAGTTTCAGGCATATCTGGATTGACAACTTCCACGGCAGCTATGAGAGCAACACGAGGATATACATAACCAAGCTTATGCATGAATTTTACAGAGTTCTCAATTATTGCAACTTTTTGTTGCAGGTCAGGTCTTATTACCATTCCGCCGTCGGAAACAAAGATCAGTCTGTCGATTGTGGGAACGTCCAATGCTGCAATGTGGCTTAAAAGATTTTTCCCTCTTAATCCCCATTCTTTATTGAGAACAGCCTTTAACAGAGTGGCGGTTTTCACCAGCCCTTTCATCAGGATGTCTGCTTCACCACTTGATATGAGTTTCACTCCTTTTTCGGAAGCCTCTTCAGGGCTGCGGGCATCCACAGTTGGGAAGTTCGTTCCCAGTTCTTTCTGGATTTTGCTGGTTGTTTCTTTGTTTCCAACGAGCACGGCGTTGGCAACACCCTCATCTTTCGCTTTCTTAAGTGCTTTTATTCCTTCAACGTCCTCGGAGCCTACCAGGACAACCTTTTTTGTCTTTTTTAATTCTCTCGCCTTTTTCAGAACATCTTCAAAACTCTTAAACAAAATAACACCTCCGTTCATCAATTTCCATTGCAGATATAGCCGATTTTTTCATAAAAACCACACCGGATGACCGGTGTGGCGTTCCGACATAATAGATTGTATTATCAGTGACTCAGGAAAACAAAGAGGTTCTTTCCCCGGGAGAGTTCTTCAGCGTCAGTTATAATAATTTTATAAGTGTTACCGATTTCATCCTTCGCAATGACCAGTGGCCATGTATCTTTATCGAAGAACCTTCCAGTTGCTTTTTCTATTGCTTGTATTTCTTCCGGAGTGAAAAGATCAAAATATTCCAAAGAAGCCAGGCCAGTTATCGCATCTTTTGAAAGTTTTTCTCGCCCTATCTGTTTGCCGTTGTGGAAAATCAAGAGTTCGCCTTTCAGCGTTCCAGCAAGTATGAGGGTCTCACCTAACAATTTATGGGTTGTCATGCTCGTGAAATATGGTTCATATCCCTTATCGGATGAAGGGTTTGTTATAAAATACCAGTAAGGACCTTCCGTTACTGCACCGTGTTCGTCGCGAACTGTGACTTTCCAGCGATAAATGGAATACGGTCTCAGGAAACTCGTTTTGAATCTGGTAGAAGCGGTGTCGAAGATCTCAAGTATATCATCCACTGTCAAGCATTCCAATATAATATCGTACGATAGTCGGTCGCCATCAGGATCTTGAGCGATCCAGGTGAAGTCTCTGAAATCCGTATCAACAACGGCGAAATTCGATGGGGATACCGGTTCTGGTACCACAGGGGGACGATTTGCTGTGAAAAAGCTTTTGGAATCTGTCGCTGTTCCTCCATGCCCATCATATACCAGTACCACAGCTTTGTATTCCTTATTTCCGATCAGTCCGTCAGTTATATAAACGGGTGAAGCAGATGAAGAATCGAATTCAATGGGTTCAACAACATCTTTACCCGTTTTGTCCAGTATCCTCAATTTTCCTTTGAGAATATCACCGTCTAGATCAAACATAAAACAGCTGATACCTGCAAAATCTGGGTTAAGCTTTTCTTTAGGGATTACCAGGTTTACAATGGGTGCGTGATTTCTGACTACGAAGTCGAATTTATTACTCCTGATCGGCTCATTTACATAGCCATCCTCAACTTCAACATACCAGCTGTATCTGGTGTTTCCTTTGAGTCGGGGCATTTCGAGGTAAGGCTCCTGGGTCGTAGCAGAATAGACGAACTCCCCGTCTTCGTATAGATAGAAGGTATAAAATAGTGGATCAGCATCTTCGTCATACGCTCTCCACTGGAACCTTATCGTATCCGGCAACTCCGATGCCCCGTTTAAAGGGAATCCAAGGACGACATTGGGGGGGGTATTTAGAGTTTCAAACGTTTCCGTT
This genomic interval from Kosmotoga pacifica contains the following:
- the rplT gene encoding 50S ribosomal protein L20, which codes for MRVKGGINSRKKKRKYLKAAKGYRGALSRRYRLAKQYYIRSGVFAYFGRKQKKRDFRKLWITRINAGARMAGLKYSELIHGLKLAGVSVNRKILAELAMNDFEAFKEYVEIAKGALTKVE
- the infC gene encoding translation initiation factor IF-3; the encoded protein is MARDEKKIIKNTDIRTPKVRVVDEDGEQLGILPTDEAIKIAQEKSLDLVLVAPNANPPVARIMDFGKYKYEKEKREREAKKRSKQSQLKQMKFRLRIDTHDFMTKVNRIREFLSKGSKVRVVIMFRGREMAFSEQGAQLLEKVRLELEDIAEVDRAPKMEGRDMWMILKPKSPQGGKADG
- a CDS encoding tetratricopeptide repeat protein, whose protein sequence is MKKIILLVLFTVILTSLFAIDYETIYPQFAEARSYQKKPDLVRVMFTLEKAPETWENVELLTLLADCYREYANWATEVDKELYYQKARETAEKAIQMDPEYGYAYYVAGAAIGQLAQYVGIVKSLFMLGDFDKYIGKAMELLPDNHFPFFAMAMRYRDTPWPFKDFKKSEELFLKAISLNPAYLDTYYEFAMLYDKWDKKDRAIEYCKKVLEMPIYEDYVKVSEEAKEKAENWLKANGAL
- a CDS encoding carbon-nitrogen hydrolase family protein — translated: MAKNKIRVGIVQFFSDPKNPGENLEKAVTYIELLTEKSIDLILLPEMFNTGYGTSEEVLNNAVEMYDETIETLSAVADFNDVAIVGGIARKAGKDLYNSTVVMLPYNDPLFYDKTHLFRKEKEVFKPGKTLFTFSYSGVNFGVLMCYEIGFPEVSRTLVKKGAHILLVPFAFGRERELIYETTTRARAIENGAFLVTASQIGKSSEMEFIGRSRIVSPGGRLLADAGNAEGIIWAELNLSEIDTYRYTEKGDSHGYFANFREDLYE
- a CDS encoding lysophospholipid acyltransferase family protein, which produces MKLLKWLNDIPFVLLTLWVFIAFVGYVLVYGSVVLFIGWIIEKIAGREKAKRYIGKEVARFGRNAFRAIGAKVRAYGREKVPSKGPMVIISNHQSAFDIPLVAGYVRGEISFIAKVEVSKIPGLAQFVKRLDGVFIDRGNRLQTVGVIRNIMKILKNGGTIMLFPEGTRSVDGELQSFRKGSLALPYRMKVPIVPVALDGTKDIMVKGRLLVRPAKVRLKILDPVDPKEFESEEELEKHLQALIGKALKELRSMS
- a CDS encoding TIGR04013 family B12-binding domain/radical SAM domain-containing protein; translation: MFGKSFNTLLKKGSSGLKIAFYRTKSNRYSIAALLGATEDLDFSVVLVDDKEKLKSLSRDTYIALSFMSPEAHEHLRLAKELINKGYRVIAGGPHASARGEQLLKAGFFAVFIGEAEESFRTFITRPEPGLWKTSEIIDLNKFPPFSMKHGLFSPIEITRGCPFSCNYCQTPRLFGRRIRHRSLEQIIAFSRKSVELGRKVARFISPNAFGYGSANGVIPDVKTIEELLKGVREVGMREVYFGSFPSDVRPESVTEDVLELVKNYCDNRTIVIGLQSGSERILKLLRRGHTVEGAVKAIELIARKGFTPYVDMIFGFPFETQEDIQKSLEISLKLHEKYGAIIHGHTFMPLPGTPFENLKAVISPENLKVIGRLAARGIIKGQWQRQIEISKKIGNLEA
- the thiI gene encoding tRNA uracil 4-sulfurtransferase ThiI — translated: MKLVIVRYGEIGLKGRNKKYFELALERNIRNQLPGVKTRTTGGRVYVETGEYPLEDVKKTLERTFGIQNFSMGTMVGFDVEEILSAALEVSEVEVSKGRKSFKVETKRANKKFPVRSLELSAFLGEKILEKFPELHVDVHNPEFVVGVEVRNRGTLLFSSKLAGPGGIPVGVSGKGLLLLSGGIDSPVAGWYSLKRGLDVHGIHFASPPYTGEKALEKVIDLARLLSMYNGGREFKLYNVGFTKAQLTVHRRVPEKFSLIIQRRTMMRIATEIADKLGYKVLITGENVGQVASQTIENMYAITEATNKLVLRPLTGFDKIETIDVARRIGSFEISTRPYEDCCTVFVPKEPATKARIKDILRTESGIDFDTLVNEAVQLTKVYTIKHGQVIGVEAFKVAE
- the rpmI gene encoding 50S ribosomal protein L35; this translates as MGKLKMKTHRATAKRFKITGSGKVMRQHSGRNHNTGKKSESNRREARKWEELSKGMAKKVKKSLGL
- a CDS encoding polyprenyl synthetase family protein encodes the protein MPMLSLKEFISLFNSYLKRKIEKLGHSQEFTPLLSYTPLSGGKRLRPYLIYLFSEPLGVSKEIYLELGTAVELFHSGSLVQDDLPSLDNDDYRRGKPALHKLYGEGRALLAADYLMLYSGKIISSISLPAKLIVELMELWNETALEVIEGEFLDISISKGRPEEVEKIHRLKTASLFGFCFSSPYVCAGEVRKAISMKSAGIDFGRAFQIFDDIKDKVGSIATLGKTPGKDESQGRPSALRYMEIEEAKEYARKLYTEAIKKIEFIEARKALLEILSMIEKY
- a CDS encoding bifunctional nuclease family protein; translated protein: MLKVKIRGLALDQTNSPVVILEVDNSNRGFGIWIGPFEAESLALAVSGKEYPRPLTYDLFINTIKAANAMFEKAIIHSVKENIYYATLYLIDGDGEEKEIDARPSDCLVLAVKYGFPVYVAEEVFESSAIDLSKIPTGYTEDDEEESEQNEDEFKKFLNNIDIEDIKKYLEKKKGKEEE